A region of the Candidatus Methanoperedens sp. genome:
TGATGAGATTGCCAGGCTTGGAAAAATTACCATTCAAGAAAGAAGGGCTTCTGATATGGAAAGACACGATAAAGCTTCCATGGGATCTGGTGCTTTTGCTTGGAGGAGGATTAGCCATAGCCAAGGGTTTTATAGAAACGGGCTTAGATGCGGGGATAGAGCAGCAGCTTCTTTTTCTGAAAGATATGCCTTCAGTTGTAATAATACTGGCTGTTGTCACGCTCACACTCTTCATGACAGAAATAACCTCAAACACCGCTACTGCTACAATTATACTGCCAGTGGCAGCTTCCCTTGCTGCAGCGCTGGGTATTGTGCCTCTGGGACTAATGATCGCCGCAGCCATATCCTCTTCGCTTGCTTTCATGCTGCCGGTGGCTACGCCGCCCAATGCCATAGTGTTCGGTACAGGATATGTGACTGTACCACAAATGGCAAAGGCTGGATTCTGGATGAATATATTGTGCATAGCGATCATAACATTATTTGTGGTATTGGAACTTCTATGATATGACTGATTTGATAATACGAATATATGGGGTATAATAATGCTAACCGAATCGATTAAGTTTCTAATATTTTTCATTATTTCAATCCCTATTATTATAAAATCCAGCGATATTTTCACTGAAGGAGCCTCAAAACTAGCCAAGATTCTCGGAGTTTCCGATTTTGTCATCGGGATTACTGTTGTTGCGCTGGGAACCTCACTGCCAGAACTGGTTTCTGATATATATGCATCGTACATCGATCATGGTCAAATAGCGGTCGGGGATATCATCGGGAGCAATATCACCAATATCGCCCTGATCCTTGGTCTGACCTGTATCATTAAACCGCTTGTGATAAAATACACTGAAATCTATAGCGGCTGGATACATCTTATCATACTGGCTTTTGCATCTGTGTTCTTACTGGCCGCGGATGGTATTGGGAGGATCGGCGGAACCGCCTTTATAACCGCATACGTTTTTTATCTAAAGCATGCAATTAACACATACAGGGAAATAGGTGTTGAATCTATTGGAAAAAATGGCTTCATTAAAAATATTTTAGAAGTTCTTATAGGACTTGTTGGCATACTCATAGGAGCAAGGATTCTTGTAAATTCTATAATCGGACTCTCCGTGGCTTATGGTATATCAGAATATCTTATTGCTCTTTTGCTCATGTCTTTTGGGACTTCTTTGCCTGAACTTTTTGTTTCGGTTTCAGCTGCGAGCAAAGGATACATGACAATGGCGCTTGGGAATATTATTGGAAGCAATGTCGCTAATATCCTGTGGGTTCTTGGGGTTGCAGCTATTATCAGGCCAATTAATATAGCTCCTGAACTTATTTTAATTCAAGTTTTATTTATGCTGGTGCTATCTCTATTACTAATCATTTTTAAGAAGTCAGGATATGTGATCGACAGAAGAGAAGGAGCTACTTTTTTGGTAATATATGTTATTTTTGTTATTGTAAGCGTAGCTTCCGGGGGATGATTTTAAACAACTGGAAGTTTAGCTATGTTATAACAAATAGAATGTACAAAAAGAGGAGAAGGTTGGTCGAATGTCATATCAAACACATCCAGGGATAAGAGCGTCATTTATTGTTTTTTTATTCTTTGTCCTGGTATTGGTTTTAATATTTGTAAGCTTAAATATATTCGGCACTGCTTTTCGAAAACTGGGATTTCCTCCTGAGTATTCGGTCTATTTCCTCTTTTTATCGCTACTTGGAAGTAACGTGAACTTTCCTGTTAAAGTAGAGAAAACCAGCATAGCCGTTAACCTAGGGGGCGCTGTTATTCCAATAGTTATGTCAGGATTTCTGTCCACGATGGTTAGCCCCGTCGATGTGATAATAGGAGTTCTGATCATGACTTTCTTTATCCATAGTATAGCAAGACCGGTGGTAGGAAGAGGAATAGCGATCCATGTTTTAATTCCTCCATTTCTGGCTGCTGCGACAGCTCTCATGATCTCTCCTCAAGATGCCCCTATGATAGCTTATATCTCAGGCACGATCGGATGTTTAATCGGTGTTGACCTGCTTAATTTGAAAAAAATCGCTGATTTGGATGTGCCGGTTATTTCGATCGGAGGAGCCGGGACATTTGATGCAATATTTCTAACAGGTTTGATATCTGTGCTGTTGGCATAAGTGTGGGAAAGGCGCTCTATCAACGGATTTTTGTCATTGTAACAAGAATTGGAAGTATCTCAACTCTTCCGACTACCATTAAAATTGAGAGCGCAAGTTTCAAATGCATATCAAGGGCTATGGATACGATTCCTGCTGATAATCCCGATGTAGCAAAAGCGGAAACTGCCTCGAACATCGAATCGACCAGTCCGAAGCCGGAGAATGCGAGAAGCGCTCCTGTGACAATCACAAGGATAGACGAAAGAAGAATGAATACAAGGTTTGTTAAGATATCTTCTTTATCGTAATCTTTACCGTCGAATTCGATTTTTTCATACTTTTTCCCGATAGAAGAACCGATAGCAAAAGGAATTGACTTTAAAAAAAGAGCAAGACGGAAGATTTTGATTCCACCCGCTGTGGAGAAACTCATTCCGCCCAGGAACATCAGGACAATAAACAGAAACTTTGCTTTTTCGGGAATTATGCTGAAATTTATTGTGGAGAAACCTGTACCAGTGGATGCGCTAAGAACGTGGAATATTATAGTAAATATATCAAGCGGATAAACAGCCCGTACAGCCACCACGCCAATAGCAGAGATGATAATAAACATCCAGAATTCCTTTGAGAACCATCATAACAATAACGATCAGTGATACGGGAAATGCGGTATATGGTGAAAAATCAGCTATTGGAGAAAAGCCGCCTGTCATGAGCGAACTCAGCACAACTGAGATTGTATTTGCTATGTCTGTTAAGCCCAAAATGTATATTATTGCGGAGAAAAGAAGGATGTACACTGTATATACTACAAGAATCGACGCTAAGGATTGTTTAATACTATCAGTCACGCGCATAAAGTTCATAACTCTTGACATATTGTCCAGCGTCTTACCATTGTAGAAGAACGCAAGGAGTATGAACACGATGCCTAATCCACCTATGAGGTGCGTGAAACTGCGATAGAACATGAGCGAGCGCGGAAGAGCATCCGGATCTGTTATAAGCGAAAAGCCAGTGGTAGTATACCCTGAGATACTCTCAAAAAAACTGTTCACGAATCGCACAGTGAGGCTTGAATCATTGAATATATTGAGCCAGAAGTATGGAACCGCGCCAATAATACCCAGTATAAAAAAACACCTGTAAGAAGAATGCAGGATTGACGGAAATCAAGCTCCTCACGCATAGAGAGGGCGTTTAGAGAAAAACCAGAGAAAAAGAATGCAAAACTGGTTATGAACAATGAGATTATTGCCTGCGTTTCATTATAAACGAATCCCATGACAATGGGGAAAGCGACTAAGATCCCTGCAACCTGCATGACAAGCCCCATGTTCGCAAGAACTGGAAACATATCCTATAACTTTACATGAATACATATATAGTTTATCTACTTATTATAATCATGAGAATTTTGTTTTCATTATGAACAAAACAAGACAAGGGTATTAGCAATAATCAGTTAAATAAGTTATAGATTCAACGAATTATTGATGATAGGATGGCTAATATATAATATTTTTATTTCTTCTAAAGGTTATCCAGGATTTAAATCAATTAGATTGAAATACAAGAAGTTAGAAATAATGATATAGGGAGGATAAAATGTTCGAAAAAGTTCTATTTCCGACAGATTTTTCAGAGTATGCACAGAAGACTCTTGAATGCATTGGTGAAATTCCGGAGATAAAAGAATTGATGCTTTTGCATGTAGTGGATGCCACACATCCTTCAAAACGAGGATGGACTCATGGGCCGCATATAGAGAATACAAAAATTCTCATGGAAGAGAAGAAAAATTACATCGAGAGTATGGGATTGAAAGTGAAAACAAAAGTGGATGTTATAACAGAAGGTGATGTTTCCAGAGCGATTCTGGAAGCTGCGGAAAAAGAAAAAGTTTCTTTGATCGTAATGGGTGCGCGTGGAAAAAGCCCAATAAAGGATCTTCTTCTTGGAAGCACTTCTGCAAACGTAGTGCGTCATGCAAAGACCAACCTTCTTATCATGCGCTATAAATTGGTGAAAGACCTGGAAGGAGTAAAACATGAAAAATTCTGCACGATGATTTTCTCAAAAGTGCTTTTGCCAACTGATTTTTCTGAGCCTGCAAAAAAGACAATATCATTTATCAAAGGAATAAAGGATATTAAAGAAGTTGTTCTTCTGAGTGTTGTTAGTAAAGGGGAGACAGAGGAGGAAATAGAAGAAAATGTCAATGAGACTAAAAGTAAGCTTGGCGATATCAGAGATGATTTCGGACGAGCAGGTTTCAATGTGAAAGATCATGTTCGTGTGGGAAACCTGCCCGAGGAAATAATCTCAACGGCCGAGGATAATGATGTATCACTGATAGCAATGAGCCCACATGGGAAAGGTTGGTTCAGGGAATTATTGGTAGGTAGCACTACCTGTGCAGTTGTGAGGAGAGCAAATAGGCCTGTTCTGGTAGTGAGGGTCAAGTAAAAACAGCACATTTTAGACTTCAGATGATCTCAAGACAAAAAGCAGGTCTGGTGGTTGGGCCTGTACTTTTTTTATTAATACTTCTCTCAGATATAGAAGGACTGTCCTGGGAAGCAAAATCAATAGCTGCGAGCACTGCCTGGATTGCGTGCTGGTGGCTGACGGAGGCAATATCGATTCCTGCCACTTCAATGCTGCCGATAATTCTTTTTCCGCTTCTTGGGGCGCTTGAGGTTGTAATGGTTACATCAGAGTACGGGAATCAGATAATCTTCCTGGTAATCGGGGGATTTTTCATTGCAATCGGCATGGAGAGGCGCTTGGGAATATTATTGGAAGCAATGTTGCAAATATCCTGTGGGTTCTTGGTTTTGCAGCTATTATCAAACCGATAAATATAGCCCCTGAAGTAATTCTTATTCAAATTTCATT
Encoded here:
- a CDS encoding calcium/sodium antiporter; amino-acid sequence: MLTESIKFLIFFIISIPIIIKSSDIFTEGASKLAKILGVSDFVIGITVVALGTSLPELVSDIYASYIDHGQIAVGDIIGSNITNIALILGLTCIIKPLVIKYTEIYSGWIHLIILAFASVFLLAADGIGRIGGTAFITAYVFYLKHAINTYREIGVESIGKNGFIKNILEVLIGLVGILIGARILVNSIIGLSVAYGISEYLIALLLMSFGTSLPELFVSVSAASKGYMTMALGNIIGSNVANILWVLGVAAIIRPINIAPELILIQVLFMLVLSLLLIIFKKSGYVIDRREGATFLVIYVIFVIVSVASGG
- a CDS encoding DUF1614 domain-containing protein; amino-acid sequence: MSYQTHPGIRASFIVFLFFVLVLVLIFVSLNIFGTAFRKLGFPPEYSVYFLFLSLLGSNVNFPVKVEKTSIAVNLGGAVIPIVMSGFLSTMVSPVDVIIGVLIMTFFIHSIARPVVGRGIAIHVLIPPFLAAATALMISPQDAPMIAYISGTIGCLIGVDLLNLKKIADLDVPVISIGGAGTFDAIFLTGLISVLLA
- a CDS encoding TrkH family potassium uptake protein, with the protein product MFIIISAIGVVAVRAVYPLDIFTIIFHVLSASTGTGFSTINFSIIPEKAKFLFIVLMFLGGMSFSTAGGIKIFRLALFLKSIPFAIGSSIGKKYEKIEFDGKDYDKEDILTNLVFILLSSILVIVTGALLAFSGFGLVDSMFEAVSAFATSGLSAGIVSIALDMHLKLALSILMVVGRVEILPILVTMTKIR
- a CDS encoding universal stress protein, coding for MFEKVLFPTDFSEYAQKTLECIGEIPEIKELMLLHVVDATHPSKRGWTHGPHIENTKILMEEKKNYIESMGLKVKTKVDVITEGDVSRAILEAAEKEKVSLIVMGARGKSPIKDLLLGSTSANVVRHAKTNLLIMRYKLVKDLEGVKHEKFCTMIFSKVLLPTDFSEPAKKTISFIKGIKDIKEVVLLSVVSKGETEEEIEENVNETKSKLGDIRDDFGRAGFNVKDHVRVGNLPEEIISTAEDNDVSLIAMSPHGKGWFRELLVGSTTCAVVRRANRPVLVVRVK